The genomic stretch TAGCCTGTCTAGAACAGATTTGATTCGAGAGACTGCGAAAGTATTTGGGTTTACTCGCATGGGTAATATTATAAAAATGTCCGTGAATCAGGGGATAAAGGAAGCTTTAAGAAGAGGCTGGATTAGCTTGTCGGATGATGGGGAAAGGGTGAGTCTGCCCGTTATGTGATGTGTTTATGTATTTGCGAAGATGCTTGATGTCAAAATGAAAGTAGTAGAAACGCACATGTCAAAAGTAATTGGTATAACAAACAAAAGCTTTGCTGCAGACTTATTAATAGGAGAAAATAGTATGTTTAATACAGATAAACCAATAAATAAAATAACTGAAGACAAGCTTGGACGGAGTTCATTTGCTAAACAACTCGCAAATGCAATAATGCAATTTAAAACTAAAGATAATTATGCCATCTCTCTTCAAGGGAAATGGGGCTGTGGAAAGAGCTCTGTTCTAAATATGACGATTGAAGAGATCGGAAAATTATCAGAAGTAGTAGATAATAACGAAAAAATAATTGTTGTTCAGTTTAATCCTTGGAACTTTACGGATACTAATCAACTGATTAATCAATTTTTTCTAAAACTCTCGAATTCCTTAAAGTTTAATGATAAAGGGAAAAAAATGCAAAATGTAGGTTCTGCAATTGAAAAGTATTCTTCTGCTTTAGAGTATTCAGAGTATATACCGGTAGTAGGGCCTTATTTAAAACTAGTGCCTAAGCTGTCCGCTATGCTTGGTAAGTCGATTAAGGATAAAGCGGAGTCGAAACTAAATGATGTTTCTTATAGAAAAAACGCAGTAGAACAAGCGTTGAGAGATTTAGAAACCAGAATTTTAGTAGTGATTGATGATATTGACAGACTTTCAAATGAACAAATTCAACTTATTTTTCAATTGGTAAATGCTGTAGCAGGTTTTCCAAACATAATATATTTACTTTCATTTGATAAAGATATTGTGGTACGCGCATTGAGTGATGTCCAACATTGTGACGGAGAAGAATATCTGGAAAAAATAATTCAAGTACCGTTTGATATGCCTCCATTAAGCATTAAAAGGCTTCATAATATCCTGTTTGAAAAGCTAAATGATTTAGTCGAAGTTCATAGTGGTATGGAATTTGATACAACACGCTGGTCAAACGTTTTTAATTCTTGTATCAATCCATTTATAAACACATTGCGTGATATTAATAGATTTTGTAATACTTTAGCTTTTATGTATTCGACAGTTAAGGAAGAAGTAGATTTTATTGATATGGCAGGGATATGTGCCTTGCGGGTATTTGCATCCTCAATTTTCGAATGGATAAGGGATAATAAATTTTCTCTTGTTGGGGGGTATAATGGTGGAGGCATTTCTCTAAGTGGTGTAAGGAAGCAAGAAGAGGAAACATTACAACTCTTTCAAGATATTTATCCAGATACCCCCCAAGTTATGCTAAAGGCAGTTGCTAGTTTATTTCCTATGTTTTCTAATAGAATATCATTATCAAGTGTTTTTCAAACACCCTCTGAAATTCATCAAGCAATGAGAATAGCTTCTGAGAGTAAATTTGACTTGTATTTTTCGCTTTCTCTAGACAATATAAAAATCAGTAGAGTAGAAATTGATGATTCTTTATTGCGCATGGAGGAAGATGAGTTGCGGTCATATATTGATGTGCTTAATGCGCGCGATCTACTTGATGCTTTTTTAAAGGAAATGGAGTATAATTTGTCAAGGATTCCCGAAGAAAGAATAGAGCTCATTTTGAGTGTATTAGTATTTCAAAGTGGAAGAATTGTAGAGAAAGAAATGCAATTGATAGGTGCGGATTCAACAAAAATTAGTGTTTATACGATTTCGGATTTACTCTTTAGAATTAGTGATGAAATTATTCAGTTCAACATAATAGCTAATATGTTTTCTAAAACAGATTTTTTATCATTTCAATTTTTATTACATCTTTTACATATAATTGAGTTAACTCATGGAAGAATTGCTGAAACATCGAATTCACAAAAACCCAAACTTATTAATCTAGATTATTTGCATCAGCTTGAAGCAATATTTTTAGAAAGGACAAAAAGTTTTGTAGCTATTACGAATTTATTTGAGTGGAAAGAACTAAGAACAGTTTCTTTTCTTTGGAAGTTTATAGAGGAAAAAACATATTCAGACTATATAAAATCTGCGGTAGTCAATGAACTTAATGCTATTAGATTTTTGGCATTACATATAGCTACTTGGTCATCTGGGGGGAAAGCATGTGAATATGAACTAACAGATGATTCCTATACAAAATTTATCAGCACCGCCGACTTTATTAAAATAATTGAATGTGCCAGATTATCAGATGACTTTTGGACTTTAGAGGAAAATATTATTGAAGCATCAGTTGCCTTTGTCTTAGCGATAGAGCTTGGGGAGGTAAAAAAACTAATTGAAATCAAAGATGTAGAGGAAAGGATTAGCAAATGGAAAAATGAGTTGCTAAAGGAATCTAATTGCTGAATAAGGAACTTTTTGTTAATGAAAATAAAGAGATTTGAAACGGTCTCCATTATTGATAGTTCATCATAGACCTTATCCCAGTTACAGATGGGCAAGCTTTTTTAATGCCTAGAATAACATATGCTGTCATATGTTATTGTCTCTAACAGAAAATTGTACAGCATCGATAAATATAACCGGATAGATTCGGGATAAAGGGTGGTACTGCCAGTCCTCAATTTCTATGAGACTGTGAAATAAAGTCTGTAAAATAAGTTTTTCGATTAGGTTTTCTATGATAAAATAAATATATTATAGGAGCCCTGAGTCCAAAAGCAAAACTAGTATATTATAAACGAAGACAAGAATCTTGTAGTTACTGTAAAGGTTATAGAAAAAGCAAAATACATTTCTTTTAATATATAAAAAAAAAAATGAAGAATATAAAATAATAATTTTCTATATTCTTCATTTGTTTTGATAATTTAATATATTAACAAAACGACAAAATAAAAGAGGATTATGTATTTTGGTTTTAACGATAGAAGTATCAAAAACGACAAAACTAAGCCAAAAATTTTTTTTTGGTTATTTGATTATTGTGTAAATAAGTCAAAATTTATTTGGTTATATATGCGAGCAGAACGCCCTTAACTATTCGCGAAACGCAAGTTTAACGAATAGTTATGAGCGTTTTCTTTAAAGAAGCGATATCCAATAAATATTTTATCTTTTAACACATGAATAACTACATAATAATAAATTGTTTCGTTTTACTATTATACAGCTAAACTAATATACTATCTCATTTTTATATGCAATAATCTTATGTTTTTCTTTTGCTTTAATTTATATCATTCATTTTACAAATATCAATATATCAGATTATAATTTTTGAAATACTCATAAGCATTCCATATACAACACGTATCCAGAAACCTTTATTAATAGCTCAATTCGCATTCTATTATATAAATATATATTTTAAAATCAATATTAACTTATTACCTTAATAATCACTCCTGAACCCCTTCGTTCACATTCGTTTTATACTTAACTGCAATTACCAAAAATAAAATTTACAATTTTGTACTTTTTATATCAAATATTCATACCTGTCTAATGATTCCCTGATTTGTTATAAGTTAAACCACATGTAGTTATAACTTTCATAAGTTTTGATTTATTGTATTTATACATTGTTAAATTATTAACATTAATATCGTATTACTGTATAAATCAACACTAACTTATACAGTAATAAATCTCATAACAAAGCGTTTAATCTTCTATTTCATTTCCTGAATACCTTAATATACCAATGTATTTCTATTACTCCGATACTTCTAACAACTTCTCCAGCAGATAATCTAATTGAACCCCTGAAGAATATATATCAATATCATAGAAAAGTGTATAATCAATCGGTATTATATGACCTGCCTGTACTGCGGGAATTGACTGCCAAACGGGGTTATCTGCTAATCCATTCAATTCACCACTGAAGATAATATAATCACCAGCATAGTCATTAATAACTTCAAGTGAAACATCACGGTATTGGTCTTTTCCTATAATCTCATCCTGTATTATCTCTGGTGCCTTAAATCCCATATGACTGTAAATCAGATCTCCACCACGTCCCCATTTATCACCGTATGCCCAGACACCACCACTGTCATTGCCTTCAAAGATACTAAAGGTTTTGTCCATAATATCTTTTTCTGAAAGGCGTTTTTTGGCGTCTTCTATTTTCGCATTAAAATCAGTTAATAATTTTTTTGCTTCTGCTTCCTTATTAAGAACCTCTCCAAGGAAGTTAATCCTTTCCTCCATACTGAGTTCTGTAAATGGAATAATTATGGTAGGCGCTATTTTAGATACTTTATCATACTGTTCTTCATTTACTACGAGAATTAAATCCGGCTCATATGTCATAATTTCTTCTGATTCAAAGCTTGCCCATACAGGAAGCTCGGAAACTTCTTTTTCATAAGTTGTTCCAGCTGCATCATAGGTTGCAACCGGCTTAATCCCCAAGGCAAGCACATCTCCCATTCCATAGGTTGCTATAACTCTCTCAGGGTTTGCCGGTACCTCAATCTCTCCTTTAACAGTACTTATAGTTCTACCTTCTTCATTCTCTGTATCCTGTTGCGCCTCGGTTACTGCCGCCTGAGTGGTAGGTGTTTCACTCCCTTTTGTATTAACAGGTGTTCCATTACTGCAGGCAGAGAACAGCATCACCATGGAAAGTGCGACAGCAACTATCGCTTTATTCTTCGTTTGTTTTAACATGTAAATCTCTCCTTCTATTTCGAGTTTGCCACGACTAACTTGGCCTTTCTCATTATAAGAAAAGGAGGAGGTATTTTCCATGGAGAAATCGTTCCGATAACTTGGTATTTTCGCTCTATAATCTCTGGGAGTCATTCCTGATGTCTTTAAGAATAACTTACTGAAATAAAATTCATCGGGAAAACCACAGACAGTTGCAATATTCCGTATAGGCAGGCTGCTACTATGCAGCAGCTTACGAGCTGATAGCATTCTTAGGTTGGTTAAATACTCCTGAGGACTTTCTCCATATTCGTTTTTAAAACATCTGCGCAAGTGACTGTCACTTATTCCAAACACAGACGCTATAGATTGTATGGAAACTGCTTCGCGAAAATGTTCATCTATGTACCTTTTCGTCATTGAAATGATATCAGGCTGAAGTATATTTACTTTACCGGATTCAAGTTCTCTGTATATTTCATAAACTAATTGATAGAAAGCCGTTTTCTCATAAAAACGTTCCAAGGGACTGGGTTGCTTCCATACTTCATACATTCTGCAAAGTAATTCAGAAATAAATACAGGATTATGCGGTGTAAAACCATACTGTTGCCTGAATGGATTCGTATGTTCCAGATGTCTGTTAAGTTCTCTTTTATGGTTAGCCGGCTCGCTGTACCGATACAACACCAGATAATACTCCAACCATTCCTCCATAGGTCTTAATGACAACTCCATTCCGGTTCCCACAAGGCACAGTCCAAAATGTTCCACACGGTAGGAAGTATCATCTATTAATATCTCAGCTTTTCCACCGACTGTAAATAAAAAAGCACTGACCGGAAGGCGATACCGAAGAATTGGATTTTCAGATGTAATTAATCTGTGTCGTATATCTAAAAGAGAGATATTAACCTTCTCCCATATACGCAAAGCACAGGTAAGATTCTCCTGCGTAAAATTATATGGCTTCTGTTCTTTTCTGTACACAACAGCTCCTCCATAACGATTAGATAAGATAATGATCATAGTTAGATAATTCTAACACATTATAGCATTACTTATTGCTTTTGTATATGGAGCAATCATAAGCCAGTTGATATCCTTTTTTTGTTTTTATCAAATCCACAGACCAGTCAAATCCGAAACTGACATGAAAGGTGTCCCGGAAATTTCCCAAACTAATGGCAATGCCAACCTTCATCAGTTCATTTGTATAAACCAGGGAGTTACCTCTTTCAACGAAACCGAAGGATTTAACAAAAGGAAGCTTCTCCTGGTATACTATATTATTGTTATGTTTAATAATTACTTGCAACATATCTCCATAATCAAAACCTTGTTGAAGCAACTCTGTTACAGGTATATTACTCCACAAATTCCCGAAATTGGGATCACTGCTTTCTAATATGCCTGCTGCCCTTTTTGCAGTAATAAGCGGTTTAGGAATATTGTGTATAACGATATCCTCAACAGGATAAGCAGGACCGACCTCCTCATATGAAATGATACCACTGGCAAGTTTTGCAGCACAGTAACCGAATAAATCTCTTCCATGAAAAACACTGGTACCTAGTGTTGTCTGCAAACGGTTAACGGTCTCATCTATTTCTCTAACCTCTTCAATACCTGCATATTCCTTCATATGAGTCAATGTGCCGTTATCCGGTGTAACGATATAATAACCGTCTTTTGTCTTGGCAATACAGGCTTTTCTTGAGGTGCCTACCCCTGGATCTACCACTGAAACAAATATAGTTCCTTTCGGCCAGAAACCAACCGACTGATACAGCCGGTAAGAGGCACTCCAGGTATCAAAATGAGGAATTTCATGGGTTCCATCGAAGATTTCCAAACTGCGATCTACTGTTTTTACGACACCGTACATGGAACATACGGCCCCCTCTTTATAAGTAAAGTCTGTCTGGAAGACTAAAATTGGTTTTTCCATTTACTTGCATCCTTTCTATCTATCAAACGTCACCGTATTTTAACTTAACGCTTTTGATGACGAAACTTTTATACGAGGTATTTAATACTCTAGTAATATCTATAAGAAAGGATACCATAATTTTTTGTTATTCGGCTAGAGTAATTTTATATTTATTAATAATATTTAATATAAATACGAGTTAGTAGTAAATATTATTAATACAAGTTAATATTTATCAGTTATATGGCAGAATTTATTGACAAACAGGATTTACTGATAAAATTCAGTCCTGCATAGTCTGAAATAGGGTCTCTCGTTCCATATAATACTGCTCTATTTTAAATCAAAGGTCACAGTATAGGATTTCATCGATAGCTCCTGCTTTTATCAGTGTATTACCAATGGGATCAGCCACAAGGGATTGTCCTGCGAAATACATATTGTCTTCTACTCCTCATTCTTCTTATTACCTCCTGAAGTTTGGTTGGTTTTTTGAAAAAGCAGTAATCCCAGAATTATAATGGCTCCTCCTAAAAAGGTTGCCTTGGTAGGTGTTTCCCCAATCATTAAGAAACCAATTATTGCAGCAATAAAAGGTGTAACGAACATAAAATTAGTAACATCAGAGGTTTTTACAGCCAAGGATAATCCCTTTGCCCACCAGATATACGCCAGACAGCTTGGGAAAATACCCAGAAACAAAATTACCGGCAGCTGATATGTAGGAGCGTGCAATACCTGATTACCTGCTTTGGGCAGAAAGAATAACAGCAGGATAGTTCCCCCGAATATATTATAGGCGGTTGCCTGAAGAGCCGTATATCTCCGGAGGTAATATCTTTGGAACAGATTATAACAGCTAATACAAAAAGCCGCTCCCAGCATCCAGAATACGCCTTTGTTCATAGTAAATACACCATCCCAAAGAGTCAGTATCAGTATACCGATGAATTCCACCGATATTGCTAACCAGCCTTTCAGTTTTATTTTCTCTTTGTAGAAGATACTTGCTAATAATGCGGTAATAACCGGTGCTGTGGCTATCAGAATGCTGCCTGTAGCAGATGTAAGTGTTTTCTGAGCTTGATTAAAAACCTGCATATAAATTGTAAAGCCTAACGCTCCTGATACAAAGAATTTCGGTATATCTTTTATTTCCGGGAATCCAATTTTAAGAATTATACCGGCAACAAGAAGACAGCCAGAGGCTACCAGATAGCGAAGTAATCCCAAGGTATCTCCTGTGAAATGGTTTAGAGCAATTTTCGTAAGTGAAAATGCGGATGCCCATAATATAATTGTTCCAAGAGCATACAGTTTTGCTTTTTTTTGGTCATTCATAGGTATTCATTACGTAGTCTCCGGTCGCATATACCAACCAGAAACTGCCTACTGCCTTTCTTATGTATTGGTTAAAGCTTCTTTATAATAGCACATATTTTGTAAATCGTATTATGTATAATATATTGAAAAATAATTGGGTTAAATGATAGCCTGAAATTAACGTTGTAAGAAAGAGGTTTGTTTAAATCAATATCACAAATAGATATAGATATAATAATTAGAAATTTATAAATAATTTCCATATTGTAGAATCCGTCGTATAGTATTGCTTTTATAGTATAGAACCAAATGTTTTTATGCGAACTGTCTTTTTCTTAGTAAGTGAAATCGCAATTACGATAAGTAATATATCATAACAAATTACTGAACTCAATATATAATTTGTATTAATAAATATTTTTTTTATACGGACCCTCTTTAAGCTATTCAAAGAGGGCCTATTATTCTCCATATAACGAATACCCTGCCGGCAGGAAGTATAACAGAACACTCCTTGCTGACAGGGTACGTATAATAATTCTTAGTACAATTTGAGCACGAAAGCTTTTCACTTTTATGCTAGTCCACTTTTTTATACAGATTGATATCTCCTGGTTTTTCCATAATATCCTTAAATTGAACCATGGCTTCTTTAAAATGGTCTGCGGCCATATGCTGATCCAAGGCTTCTTTATTTTCCCATTCCTCAATAAAGGTAAAGATGTGAGGATCGGTTAAATCCTGAAATACATCATACGCGATACAGCCTTTATCTTTGCTGTTTGTTTCCTTTACCAGGTTACCAGCTAATGCAACGAACTCCTCTACCTGATCGAACTTAATATAATTCTTCGCTACTACTTTAATCATAGTATGTCTCCTCTGCTCTAGTAATATAAACACATTTCATATAGAAATCTTAAGCTGAGTAAATCTCATATAAGAAATATTTGTATATACAACTATATATAGCACGAATTATTATTCCTGTCAATTGGCTCATCCATTGAAGCTCTTCTTATAGGCTACACGATAGAACACAATGCTGTTTATACTCAGAAACTTTACTAAGAAAGATTATTAAAGCAATTTTGTTATTACATATATATGCTATTATGTTAAAGCTTGTATATTCTGCAAATGATTAATTTGATCAATATTTTGCAGGTTGAAAGCCTCTCCATCCTGTCCTTTAATTGTAACCTCCGATAGGGTCAGTTTCTCTACATTTTGAATGAAGACACCTAAACGGCTCGTTTCCTCAAGGTCATCCATCATTTCCGGATAACCCTTCACAGCATTTTCATCAAACTGAAAAGTTACCTTCTCAAATTGCAGCTCTTCAATTTTTCTCTCCGGTAAACCATATATATAGACAGCTGCCACATGGCAGTTGATACAATCAATATTATGGAAGGCAAGCTTTTTGATTACCGGTGTTCTTTCATCTACTGGATATGCTGCCTTGTTTTGTACATAGGCTGAGTGCCCGTCTGGATCACAGAAATAAAAGCAATTAATAACAATGGGAGTCATTACACCATCCATTCGGATATTATCAAATACGATATTATCAATTATTGCATCTTCTCCTCTGCCTCTCCTGGTTTTTACACGTAATCCTCTGTCCGTATGTAGAAAAAGGCAGTCTCTGACGGTCACATTCCTGACACCACCGGCATTCTCACTTCCAATTGTTACCGAGCCATGTCCATCCTGCATACAGCATTGTCTTATGGTTATATTTTGAGAAGGCGTCTTAAATTTTCTGCCAACATAAATCTTACCGGATTTAATTGCAATACAATCATCTCCTACACTAAAGAATACCCCTGTGATTTCAACATTATTACAGGATTCCGGATTCAGAGCATCTGTATTAGGTGAATTCTTTGGATTTAATATACTTAATCGAATAAACTTAAGTTCAGAACAGAAATAGGGATGCAGGGTCCAGCTGGGGCTATTTATTAATACTACTCCTTCAATTATGACATTCCTGCAATTACTTAGGAATACCAGCCTTGGCCGGTAGGCTATGTTTTTTTCCTTGGGCTTATTCCACCAGTTGGTTATATCTGCATTACCATCAATCTCTCCCTGTCCATAGATTACTACATTTTCCAGGTTCATACCTTGGATTACCGCAGAAAACATGGTTAAGGGGTTTCCCTCCCAGGTTCCCAGGTAACAGGTCTTCTCTTCATCATAGCTCTGTATGCGTCCGGGAATTATGGGACGTTTTTCTCTTTCGGTAAAGGCCTTTAAGATGGCTCCTTTTCCTAATTCCAGATTAATATTACTTTTTAGGAATAAAGTAGTAATACGATAGGTTCCTGCCGGAATAAAGATTCTTCCGTCTATTGGACAAGACATAATGGCAGCTTGAATAAAGCAGGTGTCATCAGAAATTCCATCTCCTTTTGCACCAAAATCCCTGACGTCTAAACTAAAGGATTCCTTCTCTGTCTGAAAATATATACTGCTTTCACTCAGGTCACTTTTAACCGTAAGTTTATACATACTGTCAGGCTTTAGTTCATAGATGCTGTTGATAACCCGTTCCGTATTTCCGTATTCCTCCTCATTTATAAAAATCTTATATCTTCTATTGGTATAAAATACTCCACCCTCTTGTATTTCAAACGCTACACTTCTTGAAGTCTTAAAAAGTATTTGAAGTTCCAAATCTCTCCTCCTAAGCTGAGTCTTATGCCAGGTTATTTATGCAGCATCTTTATTTGTGCATAGGCCATCAGCAAGGCACCGATACCCTTTCTGTCATCTTCCACAATAGGTTCAGAAAGATAATAGAGGATACTGCCATCCCGTCTTGTATCACTTTCGGGGCCAAGTCCTGCTACGGAGCAGATGCCGGTAAGCTTGATTGCTCCCTCCTCTTCTATCAAGCGATTCTTAACGATAGACTCAAAAATCTCAACGCCGATTGACATATATTTTTCTTTCAGGAGCGCTCCTAAAGAACAACCTTTTAATATGGCATAAGAAATCATGGTGGATCCGGAGGTTTCAAGATAATTTCCCAGAACCTCAGGATGATCAATTACCTGATAGAACATCTTAGTTACAGGATCCTGGTATTTTAAGATACCCTTTATTCCTTCCCTTAAAAGTTCCTCTAGTATTACATACTGTTCAAAAACCATTTCATTCATCTCACTAAGAACATCAGTGAGTGCCATCAGATACCAGCCAAGTGCACGAATCCAGAAATTCGCTGATTTTCCGGTAGCCTTATCCGCCCAGAATATAGTCTTAGACTCATCGCAGCCATGATAATACAGTTCTTTTTCTTTATCAAACAAGAATTTCCTGGCAGCAACAAACTGGTCTATGATGTCATTATAATTCTTCATATTATTAAACTTCGTTTCATACATCATATAAAAGGGAAGAGACATATATAACCCGTCCAGCCACACCTGATCCGGATAGATTGCCTTATGCCAGAAGCTGCCGCTTTTTGTACGGGGCTGATTTCTGATCTGTTCCATCAGCACTTCGATCGCATTCTTATACTTTTCTTCTCCGGTCCAGGAATAAGCATTGAATAGTACTTTTCCGGAATTGATATTATCAAGATTGTATTTGCTTATATCATAGCCCTTAATGGTGCCAGCTTCTGAGATAAACTGATCCAGATAATCCAACACGAAATGTTTATAACGCTCTTCTTTTGTGGCGTGGTATAAATTAACGCAACCAATTAAGATACAGCCATCTTCATATTTCCAGGTATTATCCGACTTTGGAAAATTATCAAGAACTTGTGAAATATATTTATCTATTAGCATACTATCCTCTTTTCTTATTCCTTTACTGCACCCATATTGATTCCTTTTACAAAATATTTCTGTAAGAAAGGATACAATATCATAAAGGGTATGATGGCTACCATAATAGCAGCGCTTTTAACGGTGTTCTGATATACACCTGCCGAGGAGGCAGCTGCCAGAGAGGTATCTTCAATGATAAGATTACGAAGCATTACCTGAAAATTCCTTAAATTAGCATCTGATATGTAAATGGTGAAATTGGTATACTCATTCCAATAACTAACGGCAAACATTAATCCAATGGAAGCAAGGGCAGCCTTGGATAAGGGAAGTATTACAGAAAGGAATATTCTCACTGGGGAGCAGCCGTCAATGGAGGCAGCATCAAAAAGACTGTTAGGAATTCCCTCGAAAAAGTTCCTCATTAATA from Anaerocolumna sp. AGMB13020 encodes the following:
- a CDS encoding glycoside hydrolase family 28 protein → MELQILFKTSRSVAFEIQEGGVFYTNRRYKIFINEEEYGNTERVINSIYELKPDSMYKLTVKSDLSESSIYFQTEKESFSLDVRDFGAKGDGISDDTCFIQAAIMSCPIDGRIFIPAGTYRITTLFLKSNINLELGKGAILKAFTEREKRPIIPGRIQSYDEEKTCYLGTWEGNPLTMFSAVIQGMNLENVVIYGQGEIDGNADITNWWNKPKEKNIAYRPRLVFLSNCRNVIIEGVVLINSPSWTLHPYFCSELKFIRLSILNPKNSPNTDALNPESCNNVEITGVFFSVGDDCIAIKSGKIYVGRKFKTPSQNITIRQCCMQDGHGSVTIGSENAGGVRNVTVRDCLFLHTDRGLRVKTRRGRGEDAIIDNIVFDNIRMDGVMTPIVINCFYFCDPDGHSAYVQNKAAYPVDERTPVIKKLAFHNIDCINCHVAAVYIYGLPERKIEELQFEKVTFQFDENAVKGYPEMMDDLEETSRLGVFIQNVEKLTLSEVTIKGQDGEAFNLQNIDQINHLQNIQALT
- a CDS encoding glycoside hydrolase family 88/105 protein — translated: MLIDKYISQVLDNFPKSDNTWKYEDGCILIGCVNLYHATKEERYKHFVLDYLDQFISEAGTIKGYDISKYNLDNINSGKVLFNAYSWTGEEKYKNAIEVLMEQIRNQPRTKSGSFWHKAIYPDQVWLDGLYMSLPFYMMYETKFNNMKNYNDIIDQFVAARKFLFDKEKELYYHGCDESKTIFWADKATGKSANFWIRALGWYLMALTDVLSEMNEMVFEQYVILEELLREGIKGILKYQDPVTKMFYQVIDHPEVLGNYLETSGSTMISYAILKGCSLGALLKEKYMSIGVEIFESIVKNRLIEEEGAIKLTGICSVAGLGPESDTRRDGSILYYLSEPIVEDDRKGIGALLMAYAQIKMLHK
- a CDS encoding AraC family transcriptional regulator, coding for MYRKEQKPYNFTQENLTCALRIWEKVNISLLDIRHRLITSENPILRYRLPVSAFLFTVGGKAEILIDDTSYRVEHFGLCLVGTGMELSLRPMEEWLEYYLVLYRYSEPANHKRELNRHLEHTNPFRQQYGFTPHNPVFISELLCRMYEVWKQPSPLERFYEKTAFYQLVYEIYRELESGKVNILQPDIISMTKRYIDEHFREAVSIQSIASVFGISDSHLRRCFKNEYGESPQEYLTNLRMLSARKLLHSSSLPIRNIATVCGFPDEFYFSKLFLKTSGMTPRDYRAKIPSYRNDFSMENTSSFSYNEKGQVSRGKLEIEGEIYMLKQTKNKAIVAVALSMVMLFSACSNGTPVNTKGSETPTTQAAVTEAQQDTENEEGRTISTVKGEIEVPANPERVIATYGMGDVLALGIKPVATYDAAGTTYEKEVSELPVWASFESEEIMTYEPDLILVVNEEQYDKVSKIAPTIIIPFTELSMEERINFLGEVLNKEAEAKKLLTDFNAKIEDAKKRLSEKDIMDKTFSIFEGNDSGGVWAYGDKWGRGGDLIYSHMGFKAPEIIQDEIIGKDQYRDVSLEVINDYAGDYIIFSGELNGLADNPVWQSIPAVQAGHIIPIDYTLFYDIDIYSSGVQLDYLLEKLLEVSE
- a CDS encoding DMT family transporter; this translates as MNDQKKAKLYALGTIILWASAFSLTKIALNHFTGDTLGLLRYLVASGCLLVAGIILKIGFPEIKDIPKFFVSGALGFTIYMQVFNQAQKTLTSATGSILIATAPVITALLASIFYKEKIKLKGWLAISVEFIGILILTLWDGVFTMNKGVFWMLGAAFCISCYNLFQRYYLRRYTALQATAYNIFGGTILLLFFLPKAGNQVLHAPTYQLPVILFLGIFPSCLAYIWWAKGLSLAVKTSDVTNFMFVTPFIAAIIGFLMIGETPTKATFLGGAIIILGLLLFQKTNQTSGGNKKNEE
- a CDS encoding SAM hydrolase/SAM-dependent halogenase family protein, which produces MEKPILVFQTDFTYKEGAVCSMYGVVKTVDRSLEIFDGTHEIPHFDTWSASYRLYQSVGFWPKGTIFVSVVDPGVGTSRKACIAKTKDGYYIVTPDNGTLTHMKEYAGIEEVREIDETVNRLQTTLGTSVFHGRDLFGYCAAKLASGIISYEEVGPAYPVEDIVIHNIPKPLITAKRAAGILESSDPNFGNLWSNIPVTELLQQGFDYGDMLQVIIKHNNNIVYQEKLPFVKSFGFVERGNSLVYTNELMKVGIAISLGNFRDTFHVSFGFDWSVDLIKTKKGYQLAYDCSIYKSNK
- a CDS encoding putative quinol monooxygenase, with protein sequence MIKVVAKNYIKFDQVEEFVALAGNLVKETNSKDKGCIAYDVFQDLTDPHIFTFIEEWENKEALDQHMAADHFKEAMVQFKDIMEKPGDINLYKKVD
- a CDS encoding KAP family P-loop NTPase fold protein, with amino-acid sequence MKVVETHMSKVIGITNKSFAADLLIGENSMFNTDKPINKITEDKLGRSSFAKQLANAIMQFKTKDNYAISLQGKWGCGKSSVLNMTIEEIGKLSEVVDNNEKIIVVQFNPWNFTDTNQLINQFFLKLSNSLKFNDKGKKMQNVGSAIEKYSSALEYSEYIPVVGPYLKLVPKLSAMLGKSIKDKAESKLNDVSYRKNAVEQALRDLETRILVVIDDIDRLSNEQIQLIFQLVNAVAGFPNIIYLLSFDKDIVVRALSDVQHCDGEEYLEKIIQVPFDMPPLSIKRLHNILFEKLNDLVEVHSGMEFDTTRWSNVFNSCINPFINTLRDINRFCNTLAFMYSTVKEEVDFIDMAGICALRVFASSIFEWIRDNKFSLVGGYNGGGISLSGVRKQEEETLQLFQDIYPDTPQVMLKAVASLFPMFSNRISLSSVFQTPSEIHQAMRIASESKFDLYFSLSLDNIKISRVEIDDSLLRMEEDELRSYIDVLNARDLLDAFLKEMEYNLSRIPEERIELILSVLVFQSGRIVEKEMQLIGADSTKISVYTISDLLFRISDEIIQFNIIANMFSKTDFLSFQFLLHLLHIIELTHGRIAETSNSQKPKLINLDYLHQLEAIFLERTKSFVAITNLFEWKELRTVSFLWKFIEEKTYSDYIKSAVVNELNAIRFLALHIATWSSGGKACEYELTDDSYTKFISTADFIKIIECARLSDDFWTLEENIIEASVAFVLAIELGEVKKLIEIKDVEERISKWKNELLKESNC